A genomic region of Candidatus Dormiibacterota bacterium contains the following coding sequences:
- a CDS encoding iron-containing redox enzyme family protein, producing the protein MDRALLERELGGVIAGRRLLDHPFYQRWERGELEAAELAAYAAQYRHLEAALPELLGGVAAGMDPGPGRDAVLRTLADEVGPPTHLELFDGFAVAVGADFAPPTPATAALLELQRRQVAEGAATGLAALLAYELQVPEVAASKAEGLRAHHGLDAGDTRFWDLHAGLDVEHAAWSLDALAALDADPARVVDSARQVAGGWWAFLDEREAVTPGG; encoded by the coding sequence ATGGACCGCGCACTCCTCGAGCGTGAGCTCGGCGGCGTCATCGCCGGCCGGCGCCTGCTCGACCACCCCTTCTACCAGCGTTGGGAGCGGGGCGAGCTCGAGGCCGCAGAGCTGGCCGCATACGCCGCCCAGTACCGCCACCTCGAGGCCGCGCTCCCCGAGCTGCTCGGCGGCGTCGCCGCGGGCATGGACCCCGGCCCCGGTCGCGACGCGGTGCTGCGCACCCTCGCCGACGAGGTCGGCCCGCCCACCCATCTCGAGCTCTTCGACGGGTTCGCGGTCGCGGTCGGCGCCGACTTCGCACCCCCCACCCCGGCCACCGCCGCCCTCCTCGAGCTGCAGCGGCGGCAGGTCGCCGAGGGCGCCGCGACCGGTCTCGCCGCCCTCCTCGCCTACGAGCTGCAGGTGCCCGAGGTGGCCGCCTCGAAGGCCGAGGGGCTGCGTGCCCACCACGGCCTCGACGCCGGCGACACCCGCTTCTGGGACCTCCATGCCGGCCTCGACGTCGAGCACGCCGCCTGGTCGCTCGACGCCCTCGCCGCCCTCGACGCCGACCCCGCCCGGGTGGTCGACTCGGCCCGCCAGGTCGCCGGCGGCTGGTGGGCGTTCCTCGACGAGCGCGAGGCGGTCACCCCCGGAGGTTGA
- a CDS encoding CBS domain-containing protein, whose translation MNVRHAMSAVVLVVGPHHTLVDAARAMLQRRVGAAIVVDGDLAGPGILTERDVMRAVAEGVDCAVTLVSEYMTYDARTASVAWDLDTAATEMCRGNFRHLIVVDDDQMVGVVSMRDIVGARVREAAGV comes from the coding sequence ATGAATGTCCGCCATGCCATGTCGGCCGTGGTCCTGGTCGTGGGTCCCCACCACACCCTGGTGGACGCGGCCCGGGCGATGCTGCAGCGACGGGTCGGCGCCGCCATCGTCGTCGACGGCGACCTCGCCGGTCCGGGCATCCTCACCGAGCGCGACGTGATGCGCGCCGTCGCCGAGGGCGTCGACTGCGCGGTCACCCTGGTCAGCGAGTACATGACCTACGACGCGCGCACCGCCAGCGTCGCCTGGGACCTCGACACCGCGGCGACGGAGATGTGCAGGGGCAACTTCCGCCACCTCATCGTGGTCGACGACGACCAGATGGTCGGCGTGGTCTCGATGCGCGACATCGTCGGTGCCCGGGTGCGGGAGGCCGCCGGGGTCTGA
- a CDS encoding fatty acid--CoA ligase family protein, which produces MLTDLRRGDLVAAALPPGPAWAPLVARLWEAGAALLPVDHRLPPPAVHALLERARPTALVDAGGERRLDGGVACDPAVAAVVATSGSSGEPRLVELDRAAVTAAVTASAAALGASADQGWLSCLTPAHVGGLLVLYRAVVLGCPLRVHERFDVEAIAAERGSAYTSVAATMLVRLLDAGVDLRRFRAILVGGSSMPPGLAERAAAAGAVAVGTYGLTESCGGVVYDGVPLPGVAVHVDGGEIELTGPTLMRGYRGDHEATAAALAGGRLRTGDAGHLDAAGRLRVEGRVGEVIVSGGVKIWPAALEAVLRDHPGVADVAVTGAPDPVWGERVVALVVPVDPAAPPSLEQLRDHAGGRTGRHRAPRELRIVDELPRTALGKLRRGELGRGGAIAGGGGVSRRP; this is translated from the coding sequence ATGCTGACGGATCTGCGTCGGGGTGACCTGGTGGCCGCGGCGCTGCCCCCGGGCCCCGCCTGGGCGCCGCTGGTGGCCCGGCTCTGGGAGGCGGGGGCGGCGCTGCTGCCCGTCGACCACCGGCTGCCCCCGCCCGCGGTCCACGCCCTCCTGGAGCGGGCCCGGCCCACCGCGCTGGTCGACGCCGGGGGCGAGCGCCGGCTCGACGGCGGCGTGGCCTGCGACCCGGCGGTGGCGGCGGTCGTGGCCACCTCCGGCAGCTCGGGCGAGCCCCGCCTGGTCGAGCTCGACCGCGCCGCGGTGACCGCCGCGGTGACCGCCTCGGCGGCGGCGCTGGGGGCATCGGCCGACCAGGGCTGGCTGAGCTGCCTCACCCCGGCCCACGTCGGCGGCCTGCTGGTGCTGTACCGCGCCGTGGTGCTGGGCTGCCCGCTGCGGGTGCACGAGCGCTTCGACGTCGAGGCGATCGCCGCCGAGCGGGGCAGCGCCTACACCTCGGTGGCCGCGACCATGCTGGTGCGGCTGCTCGACGCCGGCGTTGACCTCCGCCGCTTCCGCGCCATCCTGGTGGGCGGCTCGTCGATGCCACCCGGCCTCGCCGAGCGCGCCGCCGCCGCCGGCGCGGTGGCGGTCGGCACCTACGGGCTGACCGAGAGCTGCGGCGGGGTCGTCTACGACGGCGTCCCCCTCCCCGGCGTCGCCGTGCACGTCGACGGCGGCGAGATCGAGCTGACCGGCCCCACCCTGATGCGCGGCTATCGCGGCGACCACGAGGCGACCGCGGCGGCGCTCGCCGGCGGCCGGCTGCGCACCGGCGACGCCGGCCATCTCGACGCCGCCGGCCGCCTCCGGGTGGAGGGCCGGGTCGGCGAGGTGATCGTCTCCGGCGGGGTGAAGATCTGGCCGGCCGCACTCGAGGCGGTGCTCCGCGACCACCCCGGGGTCGCCGACGTGGCCGTCACCGGTGCGCCCGACCCGGTCTGGGGGGAGCGGGTCGTCGCCCTGGTGGTCCCGGTCGACCCGGCCGCGCCGCCCAGCCTCGAGCAGCTGCGCGACCACGCCGGGGGGCGGACCGGCCGGCACCGCGCGCCCCGGGAGCTGCGGATCGTCGACGAGCTTCCGCGCACCGCCCTGGGCAAGCTGCGCCGGGGAGAGCTGGGACGCGGCGGTGCCATCGCGGGCGGGGGTGGGGTGTCGAGGAGACCCTGA
- a CDS encoding DUF3352 domain-containing protein — translation MDDTVSSLPVPAAGPDPGGSARGRRRRGLRVVLGALAAVVIVGVPVGTALFMGLARGTGDVVDRMVPNDADVYATLLLDPSLSQKRNIQGLLSHLPALHTQNDLQSKIDQGMDLALKPEGLSFGTDVRPWLGTQVAVALRLGDGTPTAVIIASKDDARAAATLARIRTTDAGRKDRWSERQHGGVAVSVGTPAAGGDGTPIAYAYVDHAAVVGNSASMIEAVIDTDQGRRPPLRSSAAYTATIQRLPSDRVALAYASGPGVTGAIRGALSGGGLLEPGLLRALDQGAGVFRSAGLAVTAQPDGLATDVAVVTDTSRLTPAERSALQASTTPNRALDWVPADAAGLLAVGGLHDSLQSLLQGVASGARATGLDLSGPLHDLGLSDPHGVLSHLTGDLALEVRAGGASTIPGGALLVGTDDAAAVRSFLDQLVGGFAALAPAHTETYRGAVITSLAIPGLSGAGFAPAYAVSDGMAVLGSGPAEVRAVLDAHASGARLTSTPRFTAGGGWSVADPVLYLDLDRIRAAVVTALPDDLKHSYDTDLRPDLEHLHGLRITAQGSADRVTERIFLAAG, via the coding sequence ATGGACGACACCGTCAGCAGCCTGCCCGTGCCCGCCGCCGGCCCGGATCCGGGCGGATCGGCCCGCGGCCGCCGCCGCCGCGGGCTCCGCGTCGTCCTCGGCGCGCTCGCCGCGGTGGTCATCGTCGGCGTGCCCGTGGGCACCGCGCTGTTCATGGGGCTGGCCCGCGGCACCGGCGACGTGGTCGACCGCATGGTCCCCAACGACGCCGACGTCTACGCCACCCTCCTCCTCGACCCCTCGCTCTCCCAGAAGCGGAACATCCAGGGGCTGCTAAGTCACCTCCCGGCGCTGCACACCCAGAACGACCTCCAGTCGAAGATCGACCAGGGCATGGACCTGGCGCTGAAGCCGGAGGGTCTCTCGTTCGGGACCGACGTGCGCCCCTGGCTGGGAACCCAGGTGGCGGTGGCGCTCCGCCTCGGCGACGGCACCCCGACGGCGGTGATCATCGCGTCGAAGGACGACGCCCGGGCGGCCGCGACCCTCGCCCGCATCCGCACCACCGATGCCGGCCGCAAGGACCGCTGGAGCGAGCGGCAGCACGGCGGCGTCGCCGTCTCGGTGGGCACCCCCGCCGCGGGCGGCGACGGCACCCCGATCGCGTACGCGTACGTCGACCACGCCGCGGTGGTGGGCAACTCGGCGTCGATGATCGAGGCGGTGATCGACACCGACCAGGGCAGGCGGCCGCCGCTGCGCAGCTCGGCGGCGTACACCGCGACGATCCAGCGCCTCCCCTCCGACCGGGTCGCCCTGGCCTACGCCAGCGGGCCCGGGGTCACCGGCGCGATCCGCGGGGCGCTGAGCGGCGGCGGCCTTCTCGAGCCCGGCCTGCTCAGGGCCCTCGACCAGGGCGCCGGCGTCTTCCGCAGCGCCGGGCTGGCGGTGACCGCCCAGCCGGACGGTCTCGCCACCGACGTCGCCGTGGTCACCGACACCTCCAGGCTGACCCCTGCAGAGCGCTCCGCGCTCCAGGCCTCCACGACCCCGAACCGGGCCCTGGACTGGGTCCCCGCCGACGCCGCCGGCCTGCTCGCCGTCGGCGGGCTCCACGACAGCCTCCAGTCGCTCCTCCAGGGGGTCGCCTCGGGCGCCCGCGCCACCGGCCTCGACCTCAGCGGGCCGCTCCACGACCTGGGGCTGAGCGACCCCCACGGCGTCCTCTCCCATCTCACCGGCGACCTCGCCCTCGAGGTGCGCGCCGGGGGCGCCTCGACCATCCCCGGCGGCGCCCTCCTGGTGGGGACCGACGACGCCGCCGCGGTGCGCTCCTTCCTCGACCAGCTGGTCGGGGGCTTCGCGGCGCTCGCCCCGGCGCACACCGAGACCTACCGGGGCGCGGTCATCACCTCGCTGGCGATCCCGGGCCTGTCCGGCGCCGGGTTCGCTCCCGCCTACGCGGTCAGCGACGGCATGGCCGTGCTCGGCAGCGGCCCCGCCGAGGTGCGCGCCGTCCTCGACGCCCACGCCTCGGGAGCGCGGCTCACCTCCACCCCGAGGTTCACCGCCGGGGGTGGGTGGTCGGTCGCCGACCCGGTCCTCTACCTCGACCTGGACCGCATCCGTGCGGCGGTGGTGACGGCGCTCCCCGACGACCTGAAGCACAGCTACGACACCGACCTGCGCCCCGACCTCGAGCACCTCCACGGCCTGCGCATCACCGCCCAGGGCTCCGCAGACCGTGTCACCGAGCGGATCTTCCTCGCCGCCGGCTGA
- a CDS encoding alpha/beta hydrolase produces the protein MPLHPQVSALLDSMRRPGAPLDTMTVAGARAAQRASTEALGGKVEPVSGTVDITAAPSPAGGVRLRIHRPLGAPAGQALGGVLYLHGGGWVTGDLDTHDRICRGLANRSGAAVIAADYRLAPEHPFPAGLEDALAALAWSRTHAAAVGVDPARLAVAGDSAGANLAAVLARRDRDAAGSPPLALQVLVYPITDAAMDTPSYTENGEGLYLTRADMEWYWGHYLGGADPLDPDASPLRAADLGGLPPALVLTAEYDPLRDEGEAYAERLRDAGVAVDCRRRAGMVHGFLRWGGAVDEASTTLDEIGARIREALERR, from the coding sequence ATGCCGCTCCACCCCCAGGTGAGCGCTCTCCTCGACTCCATGCGCCGCCCGGGCGCACCGCTCGACACCATGACCGTGGCCGGGGCACGAGCCGCGCAGCGTGCCTCCACGGAGGCGCTGGGCGGGAAGGTCGAGCCGGTGTCGGGCACCGTCGACATCACCGCCGCCCCCTCCCCCGCCGGCGGGGTGCGGCTGCGCATCCACCGCCCGCTCGGCGCCCCCGCCGGGCAGGCCCTCGGCGGGGTGCTCTACCTCCACGGCGGCGGCTGGGTGACCGGCGACCTCGACACCCACGACCGGATCTGCCGAGGGCTCGCCAACCGCAGCGGCGCCGCGGTGATCGCCGCCGACTACCGGCTCGCCCCCGAGCACCCGTTCCCGGCCGGGCTCGAGGACGCCCTCGCCGCGCTCGCCTGGAGCCGCACCCACGCCGCCGCGGTCGGCGTCGACCCGGCCCGGCTCGCGGTGGCGGGCGACAGCGCCGGGGCGAACCTCGCCGCCGTCCTCGCCCGCCGCGACCGCGACGCCGCCGGCAGCCCGCCGCTCGCCCTCCAGGTGCTCGTCTACCCGATCACCGACGCCGCCATGGACACCCCGTCGTACACCGAGAACGGGGAGGGGCTCTACCTGACCCGCGCCGACATGGAGTGGTACTGGGGACACTACCTGGGCGGCGCCGACCCCCTCGACCCCGACGCCTCGCCGCTGCGAGCCGCCGACCTGGGGGGCCTGCCGCCGGCGCTGGTGCTCACCGCCGAGTACGACCCGCTGCGCGATGAGGGCGAGGCCTACGCGGAGCGGCTGCGCGACGCCGGCGTGGCCGTCGACTGCCGCCGCCGCGCCGGCATGGTGCACGGCTTCCTGCGCTGGGGCGGCGCCGTCGACGAGGCGTCCACCACCCTCGACGAGATCGGCGCCAGGATCCGCGAGGCCCTGGAGCGGCGATGA
- a CDS encoding S53 family peptidase translates to MHRFPFPVRHGRPLRALLALLTGSAAALTGGGAASAAGMSPLLPGLPGLPGLPGLGLPAPALPRLGVDTSALRVLSSGVLPGISGLTGAGAPDPGTVIHVGVGLAHPDPGAETATLRALYDPASPLFHRFLTPEQVARRFGVAPAVRDALTGWLRGGGLTVAHVGGAGDYVQAAGTVAQVERLFHTTLATYTARGETFYANRVGPSVPAGLPVISVMGLNSLQRFHTFTRTAVTPAASGLKTGQLGPQDLWSVYHQPSENLGDGTTMAIFGAGQVETVINDLRTFETRHKFPPTVTRVHFVGAGPHDDSSGLAEWDLDSQASTGMAPLARELHFYFASSLADSDVAAGFSSWVSDPRGPLQANASFGECETGPLNPVISNPALDPVNPDQNPKAQYGTELGNNLQPVAEQILAQGVLEGRTLFVSTGDTGSSCPAVVLPAAGAGNGVLNQVVPFTNYPASSQYAVGVGGTVLYTDGAANAQRSLEYAWPFTGGGSALLIPAPAWQRSTHNNVVPCVADPAGTPANTGQPCRGIPDVAAISGDAVSNGYTVVVNGRDFSGGGTSLSSPLWMGMWARIQAASTNPQGNGFANPALYPIGNDPARAARDFHDITVGANGVYAATAGWDYVSGFGSPDVTNLMRDIDGRTLPVIAAPATAGPPPGSVAPPSEGVAAITDQVAGVVAQLPTPPGAVARPAAVAARPSAAATGARMSAPALVPAAALLLVVALAGALRLRARRPRLRRIPVSWRRP, encoded by the coding sequence GTGCATCGGTTCCCATTTCCCGTGCGGCACGGGCGCCCGCTCCGGGCGCTCCTGGCCCTGCTCACCGGCTCCGCCGCCGCCCTCACGGGTGGGGGAGCCGCCTCCGCCGCGGGGATGTCGCCGCTGCTCCCCGGCCTCCCGGGCCTCCCCGGTCTCCCCGGCCTCGGTCTGCCCGCGCCCGCCCTTCCCCGGCTCGGAGTCGACACCTCGGCGCTGCGCGTCCTCAGCAGCGGGGTCCTCCCCGGGATCTCCGGGCTCACCGGCGCCGGCGCACCCGACCCCGGCACGGTCATCCACGTCGGCGTCGGCCTCGCCCATCCCGACCCCGGCGCCGAGACGGCGACGCTCCGGGCCCTGTACGACCCGGCCAGCCCCCTCTTCCATCGCTTCCTCACCCCCGAGCAGGTCGCCCGGCGCTTCGGCGTCGCCCCGGCGGTGCGCGACGCGCTCACCGGCTGGCTGCGCGGCGGCGGGCTGACCGTCGCCCACGTCGGCGGGGCGGGCGACTACGTCCAGGCCGCCGGCACCGTTGCCCAGGTCGAGCGGCTCTTCCACACCACCCTGGCGACGTACACCGCCCGGGGCGAGACCTTCTACGCCAACCGTGTCGGTCCCAGCGTCCCGGCGGGGCTGCCGGTGATCTCGGTGATGGGGCTCAACAGCCTGCAGCGCTTCCACACCTTCACCCGCACCGCGGTCACACCGGCGGCGAGCGGCCTCAAGACCGGCCAGCTCGGTCCCCAGGACCTGTGGTCGGTGTACCACCAGCCCTCCGAGAACCTCGGCGACGGCACCACGATGGCGATCTTCGGCGCCGGCCAGGTGGAGACGGTGATCAACGACCTGCGCACCTTCGAGACGCGGCACAAGTTCCCCCCGACGGTGACCCGGGTGCACTTCGTCGGCGCCGGCCCCCACGACGACAGCAGCGGCCTCGCCGAGTGGGACCTCGACAGCCAGGCCTCGACCGGGATGGCGCCGCTGGCGCGCGAGCTGCACTTCTACTTCGCGTCGTCGCTCGCCGACTCCGACGTGGCCGCCGGCTTCTCCTCGTGGGTGAGCGACCCCCGCGGCCCGCTGCAGGCCAACGCCTCCTTCGGCGAGTGCGAGACCGGGCCGCTGAACCCGGTCATCTCCAACCCCGCCCTCGATCCGGTCAACCCCGACCAGAACCCGAAGGCGCAGTACGGCACCGAGCTGGGCAACAACCTCCAGCCGGTGGCCGAGCAGATCCTCGCCCAGGGCGTGCTCGAGGGCCGGACCCTGTTCGTCTCCACCGGTGACACCGGGTCGTCCTGCCCCGCCGTGGTGCTGCCCGCGGCCGGCGCCGGCAACGGGGTGCTCAACCAGGTGGTGCCCTTCACCAACTACCCGGCGTCGAGCCAGTACGCGGTCGGCGTCGGCGGCACCGTGCTCTACACCGACGGCGCCGCCAATGCCCAGCGTTCGCTCGAGTACGCCTGGCCGTTCACCGGCGGCGGCTCGGCGCTGCTCATCCCCGCCCCGGCGTGGCAGCGGTCGACCCACAACAACGTCGTCCCCTGCGTCGCCGACCCCGCGGGCACGCCGGCCAACACCGGCCAGCCCTGCCGCGGCATCCCCGACGTCGCCGCGATCTCCGGCGACGCGGTGAGCAACGGGTACACGGTGGTGGTCAACGGCCGCGACTTCTCCGGCGGCGGCACCAGCCTCTCCTCGCCGCTGTGGATGGGGATGTGGGCCCGCATCCAGGCGGCCTCGACCAATCCGCAGGGCAACGGCTTCGCCAACCCCGCCCTGTACCCGATCGGCAACGACCCGGCGCGTGCGGCCCGCGACTTCCACGACATCACCGTGGGCGCCAACGGCGTCTACGCGGCCACCGCAGGCTGGGACTACGTGTCCGGGTTCGGCAGCCCGGACGTCACCAACCTGATGCGCGACATCGACGGCCGCACCCTGCCGGTGATCGCCGCGCCGGCCACCGCCGGGCCGCCCCCGGGCAGCGTGGCGCCGCCCTCCGAGGGCGTGGCCGCGATCACCGACCAGGTGGCCGGGGTGGTCGCCCAGCTGCCCACCCCGCCCGGTGCGGTGGCCCGCCCGGCGGCCGTCGCCGCGCGGCCGTCCGCCGCCGCCACCGGCGCCCGGATGAGCGCCCCGGCACTCGTCCCCGCGGCCGCCCTCCTCCTCGTGGTCGCCCTCGCCGGCGCTCTGCGGCTGCGCGCCCGGCGTCCCCGGCTTCGCCGCATCCCGGTGTCCTGGAGACGGCCGTAG